In Neisseriaceae bacterium CLB008, one genomic interval encodes:
- the hcaD gene encoding 3-phenylpropionate/cinnamic acid dioxygenase ferredoxin--NAD(+) reductase subunit: MNMTHPIIIVGAGQAGSMVCVNLRQNGYAGPIVLIGAEGHHPYERPPLSKDALLNPEAAPTPILPPTYFAEQAIDYRSGATVVAIDRVAETVTLDTGEVLAYAQLVLCMGARIRQLPLLDALGTDRVHTLRTLEDAHKLRSVLQPNRRVALVGGGVIGLELAASAMALGCAEVTVIEQGGRVMQRIAPVAISDYLLAYHQAQGVRVHLDADIVSATKDAAGSIQLTLASGQVIKADDVIYGIGVVPNMALAEAAGLVTQQGIVIDHRQAQTNDPKIYAAGDVATCFNAAEGSYTRRETWENANLQAAKIARSILGLAPTEDQAAWFWTDQYTLNIQFVGDMAADRWVCRGEMANDQFILFGLDDAGVLVGAVAVNMGRDVRFCRQLIAAQKPLDATLLSDEAVKLKTLCI; the protein is encoded by the coding sequence ATGAACATGACTCATCCCATCATCATCGTGGGCGCAGGCCAAGCGGGCAGCATGGTGTGCGTGAACCTACGCCAAAATGGCTACGCTGGGCCCATCGTGCTGATCGGCGCTGAGGGCCATCACCCTTATGAACGTCCACCGCTGTCTAAGGATGCCTTATTGAATCCTGAAGCGGCGCCGACGCCGATCTTGCCGCCGACTTATTTTGCCGAACAAGCCATTGATTATCGTAGCGGTGCCACCGTGGTGGCGATCGACCGCGTGGCCGAAACGGTGACTTTAGACACGGGTGAAGTCTTGGCCTATGCCCAGCTGGTGTTGTGTATGGGGGCACGTATTCGCCAACTGCCGCTGCTGGATGCCTTGGGTACGGATAGAGTGCACACTTTACGTACTTTAGAAGATGCCCATAAACTGCGCTCGGTGCTACAGCCCAATCGGCGCGTGGCCCTGGTGGGTGGTGGTGTGATTGGCCTTGAGCTGGCGGCCAGCGCTATGGCTTTAGGTTGTGCTGAAGTGACGGTGATTGAGCAGGGCGGGCGCGTCATGCAGCGCATTGCGCCGGTGGCCATCAGTGATTATCTCTTGGCCTACCATCAGGCTCAGGGCGTGCGCGTTCACCTAGATGCCGACATCGTCAGTGCGACCAAGGATGCTGCTGGATCGATTCAGCTGACTCTGGCTAGTGGCCAAGTGATTAAGGCGGATGATGTGATTTACGGCATTGGCGTGGTGCCCAATATGGCGCTGGCAGAGGCCGCTGGCTTGGTGACGCAGCAGGGCATCGTGATTGACCACCGCCAAGCGCAAACCAATGACCCCAAAATCTACGCCGCTGGCGATGTGGCCACCTGCTTTAATGCGGCAGAAGGCAGCTACACTCGGCGTGAAACGTGGGAAAATGCCAACCTACAGGCGGCTAAAATCGCCCGTTCGATTTTGGGTTTGGCGCCTACCGAGGATCAAGCGGCCTGGTTTTGGACCGATCAATACACGCTTAATATTCAGTTTGTGGGCGACATGGCGGCCGATCGCTGGGTGTGCCGCGGTGAGATGGCGAATGATCAGTTCATCTTGTTTGGTTTAGATGACGCAGGTGTCTTGGTGGGGGCGGTGGCGGTGAACATGGGTCGTGACGTGCGCTTTTGCCGCCAGCTGATAGCGGCGCAAAAGCCATTAGACGCAACTTTGCTGAGCGATGAGGCGGTGAAGCTCAAAACCTTATGTATTTAA
- a CDS encoding 3-carboxyethylcatechol 2,3-dioxygenase yields MSVKLMCVSHTPMMDFCHPPAEVEVAARAAFARLADEVKAYDPELVVVFGPDHFNGFFYDLMPAACIGVRAQAAGDWDIGSGPISVPQDLALNLVEHVLNSDVDVAYSYQMQADHGMTQPLTLLCGDIDRYPTIPVFLNAAANPLAPCRRAVALGRSVGKWLAQRQERILILGSGGLSHDPPTPQMGSVPPEVEQFLIAGRNPSAEARATRQNKIVAVGQALSRGEGPAIPLNPAWDKALLQTFKDGDFTRLAALSNEEILLEGGKGGQEIRAWIAAFAALSEFGAYDATIEYYEPIQEWIAGMGMMTAAPVESV; encoded by the coding sequence ATGAGCGTTAAGTTAATGTGCGTGTCGCACACGCCGATGATGGATTTTTGCCATCCACCGGCTGAGGTGGAAGTAGCAGCCAGAGCCGCATTTGCGCGACTGGCTGATGAAGTTAAAGCCTATGATCCCGAGCTTGTCGTGGTGTTTGGGCCCGATCACTTTAATGGTTTTTTTTACGATTTAATGCCGGCCGCCTGCATTGGCGTGCGTGCTCAGGCTGCTGGCGATTGGGACATTGGCTCAGGGCCTATTTCGGTGCCGCAAGATTTGGCGTTGAACTTGGTTGAACACGTTTTGAACAGCGATGTCGACGTGGCTTATTCCTATCAAATGCAGGCCGATCACGGCATGACTCAGCCGTTGACCTTATTGTGTGGCGACATCGATCGCTATCCGACGATTCCCGTATTTTTAAATGCGGCCGCTAACCCTTTAGCGCCTTGTCGACGAGCGGTGGCGTTGGGTCGTTCGGTCGGAAAATGGTTGGCTCAGCGGCAAGAGCGGATTTTGATCTTGGGTTCGGGTGGGCTATCACACGATCCGCCCACACCGCAAATGGGCAGCGTCCCGCCAGAGGTGGAGCAGTTTTTGATTGCAGGGCGCAATCCCAGCGCCGAAGCACGCGCCACTCGCCAGAATAAAATTGTGGCCGTTGGTCAAGCTTTGTCGCGTGGCGAAGGCCCGGCGATTCCGTTGAATCCAGCATGGGATAAAGCCTTGTTGCAAACGTTTAAAGATGGCGATTTTACGCGCTTGGCAGCCTTAAGTAATGAAGAGATTCTGCTTGAAGGCGGCAAGGGTGGGCAGGAAATTCGGGCCTGGATTGCGGCTTTTGCGGCGCTGTCTGAGTTTGGCGCCTACGACGCCACGATTGAATACTATGAGCCGATCCAAGAATGGATTGCCGGCATGGGTATGATGACGGCGGCGCCAGTGGAGTCGGTATGA